The genomic stretch ACTGGAATCGGTACAGTGCCTGTCCCTGTGGCAGGAAACTGCGCTACAGGCAAAGGAATGGTAATGGGGCGTTGTACCACATAGCTTAATTGTTTTGCGCTGCGTTCAGGCTCACTGATCTGCTGGTAACCTAAACGTTTTAGATCCAGAGTTTGATCGATCAGTTGGCTGCTCTGCCCAATGAACTGTTGTAAATAGGCATCACGCTGCGCAGTTGTTGATGAGGTGGTGCTGCATGCATTAAGCAAACTGAATGCTGTACAGCATACTAAAATCAGTGTGAACTTCATGAGCTGTCCTCACACCAAATAAAATGAGTGTAAGCGCATTCCATGCAAAAATACTGTTGTGATTTGATACACGGTAGAAGTTTAGCGTGGTGAGGTTGATCCCTGATTTAATCCGATACAGGCTTTGAACTCGATGAGTACAGCTCAGCAAGCTCTACCGGTAAAGCGAATCGCCTGAACAATTTCATCTTTCAAGTCAAACCAGATTTGGCATTTCATCTCAATGTTATAACCACCATTTGAGGGCATCGGCATTGGTGCGCCGATCGGAATGCTCTGACTAATATTCGGCGTTCCCATTGGAATATTCATATCCCGAAAAATAGTGTAGCTGAGAAATTCTGTGGTTTGAATCGGTTGCTGGGAGGTCTTGAATCCAATGGCACGAAGATCAAGCTGGCTACGAACCTGTGCGGCAGTTTGACCTACATAAGGTTGTAGAGACTGATGCAGATGCTGATTGCCGCCGGTAGCGCATGCAACGAGAAACAAGCTGGAAAGTAGGGATAAGCATTTCATATTCATTGTTTTTATACATGTTATTTTTAATTCAATGAATAGTCGTGAATTTATAAGGCTGTGTCAAATTATTTTATTGATTGATAAATAATTCAAGTGATAAAAAAGCCACTAAAAGTGGCTTTTGCTTGCGCTAAAACTTAGCGTGCACGATATGTGATACGACCTTTAGTCAAATCATAAGGTGTCATTTCAACCTTCACACTGTCGCCAGTTAAAATACGGATATAGTGTTTACGCATTTTACCAGAGATGTGGGCAATCACTTCGTGACCGTTCTCTAAACGTACACGGAACATAGTATTAGGAAGCGTCTCGGTGACAACGCCTTCGAACTCGATGAGTTCCTCTTTATTGGCCATAGCCTACCTGAATGAATAAATTGGAAAGGCGCAAATTATAGTCAATTTTTTTGCAAAATACAAGACGAAACGGGCGTTAGACTGATCATCTGCCAGTAAAATAGGCGAACTGTCACGATAATTTTTTTAACTAAAAAGACACCTGTTTCTGTTGTCAGTTTGGTCAATCACAGTTAATCTAAAATTAATCTTTTTAAGTATAAATGAAGTACATACAAGGAAGGCTTTTGAGTGAGTCAGCTAACGGATGCATCAGTCGTATTGCGTTTAGGCTATCAGGCGATTCGTCGTGCGGGGTTGCCAACAGAAGAACTTTTGACCAAAGCAGGAGTGGCTTTAAATCAGGTAGAGGCCAATGACCGTACTCCGCTGAGTGCCCAGTATGCCTTTTGGGTGGCGGCAGAGGAAGTCAGCAAGGATCCGGATATTGGATTGCATCTGGGTGAACACTTGCCTCTTTATCGTGGTCAAGTGATTGAACACTTGTTTGTTTCATCTGAAAATTTTGGTGAGGGACTGAAACGTGCTTTGGCTTATCAGCGACTGATCAGTGATGCCTTTGCTGCCAAATTGGTGATTGAAGATGACCGCTGCTATTTAACCAATGGTGAACAGCCTTTTGCTGAGAGTCTGGTCAATCGTCATTTTACTGAATGCGCCATGTCAGGTGTCCTGCGTTTCTTTAAATTTATTACTGAAGGGCGTTTTGAGCCGATTTATATCGATTTTAATTTTTCCAAAGGGGCACTTGATGATGAATACTTCCGGGTTTATGAGTGTCCGGTCAGTCTAGGTCAGAAAGAAACTCGTTTGTATTTCGATCCGACTATCCTGGAATATCCGCTGTGGCAGGCTGAACCTGAGCTGTTGCAGCTGCATGAGCAACTGGCCATTGAAAAGCTACAGGAACTGGCAAGATATGATCTGGTCGGTGAAGTACGTCGTGCAATCGGCTCTACTTTGGAGAGTGGCGAAACCACGCTAGAAACTGTGGCAGCCCAGCTGAACATCACGCCACGCCGTTTGAGAACACAACTGAGTGAGGCACATACCAGCTTTCAGCAGATTCTCTCGGATTATCGCTGTCGTCTGGCCAAGCGTTTGCTGGCGAGTACTAATGAGAGCGTCGAGCGGATTGTCTATCTGACCGGTTTTTCCGAGCCAAGTACCTTCTATCGTGCCTTTAAACGCTGGGCTAATGAAACGCCGGTAGAATATCGGAAACGGAAGCAGCGTTAAAAATCCCTCCTAACCTCCCTTTAAAAAAAGGGAGGAATTCCCCTCCTTTTAGGAGGGGTTAGGGGAGGTAAATATTCTAAAAAATTTAAAAACTATTCCGGCATATTCAGCCAATGTGGCCCTAAGGGTAATTCAGGTAATTCAAACTGCGCCGGATAATCAGCATGAATAAAATACAAACCATCTGCTGGCGCAGTCACACCAGCAGCTTTACGGTCTTCTGCCGCGAAAATATTATCAATATGATCGGCAGCATACATGCCCTGACCAATTTCCAATAAACATCCCATGATATTGCGCACCATATGGTGCAGAAAGCCATCGGCCTGAATATCCAGTACCAGATACTGACCATGCTGAATCAGGCGGCAATGGCTGACATGACGAACGGGCTGATTGGACTGACAGGCTGCGGCGCGGAAGCTTTCAAAGTTATGCGTGCCTTCAAACTTTTTCGCGGCGTATATCATCTGTTCAACATCAAGCGGTGCATAGACATGGGTGACCTGTTTATGCAGCAATGCCGGGCGTACAGGGTGGTTGTAGACCACATAGCGATAGCGGCGCGCCTGTGCCTTAAAACGGGCATGGAAGCTGTGATCCATTTCTTTGATCCACTGGATCGAGATGTCTTTAGGGAGTTGGCTATTGCAGCCCATCAGCCAGCCACGTTCAGAACGCAGGGCATCAGTATCAAAATGTGCCACCATGTTGGTCGCATGTACCCCGGCATCCGTGCGGCCGGCACCATGCAAGAGGATCGGTTGATCGGCAACTTTGCTCAGAACCTTCTCAATGGTTTCCTGTACGCTTGCAACTCCCGGCTGTTGAGTCTGCCATCCCCGATAATGCATCCCACAAAACTCAATTCCCACCGCAAAACGTTGCATAATGACCTCAAAACCTTATTGATCGTACCAATGACGATGCCATTGCTCTACAGTGTCGTATTGTAAATACATTTTTAGGGCTTTTGCATACAGATCCGCATGTCCATAACTTTCATTCAGCAAAATTTTGCAATGATTGACCCATTCGGCAATAGCATAGCGCTGATCCGTCGCACCAAAAGGCACTTGGGTGGTCAAGACGGAAATACAGCCCTGCTCATAGAATTGATCAATGAGTGCAATCATGGCGTCATTGACCGCGAGGTTGCCAGTGCCAAAACCTTGCAGAAATAAAAAATGTGGTGGTCGAGCCAATAGGTTGTTCAGGTTATTCAGCTGCTGGGTCAGATCAACTGGCTGCATCATGATGCTCATGCAGTTGAATTCAGTCGCTTTCGTAATATCTTCAGCTTTGATCTGATAACACGCTTGACTGGTTTGGATTGCAATATTGGCCTCAAGACCGGAAAAGGCATTTAACTCAGTAGTATGCTGTTTCAGTGCAGTTTGCGCATGTAGCAGCTGATGATGGAATGCCAGATAGACCCCAGCGCTACATTCGCTGACGGAATCTAGTGCAAATTTCAGGTTATCTAGGGCATCACTAAATTCACGCTGTTCATTGCCTTGAGCATTCAGCAGCGGATATTGGCTACCGGTCAGTACCACATGCGCCGAGTTTCCAATAAAATGTGCCAGTACTGCACTGGCATAACTCAGCGTATCTGTACCGTGAATAATCACAAAATGCTGGATCTGCCGCGATTGCAATTGCTGAATAAACTGTACCAGTTGCAACCAGTCGGTTGCTGTACAGGCACTACTGTCCTTAATGGCGGGTGCATGATGGCATTCGACGAAATACTGCTCTGCAAGTATCTGTTCGAGCTTTGGAATAAATAAATCAGCAGGCATCGGTGCAAGAGGATCTCCCACGCAGCCGAATGTGCCACCCATATAAATTAATGCAATATTTTTTATCATAAAAAAAGCAGCCAATTATTGACTGCTTTAGTGTAAATCGAAATGCATCAAGATGCGATTTGATTCAGTAATTGCTCTGCGCGTTGCTGTTGTTCAGGAGTATATTCAGCTTCTCGCTCGGCAATGATTTCACGGGCAGCGGCGTAGGCACCGAGTTGAATATATTGCTGGGCAAGATCAAGATTGAGACTTGCTTCATTAACATCCAGTAATTCGGGGAAAGATTGTACGAGTGGATCATGCTGGTCTACGGCTGCCTGAGCTGGCGTAGCAGGGAGATCGAAACTCATCACTGTTGCAGCAGGCGCTTCTGGCGTGGTTTCCAAATGATCTAATTTGAAATCCATGCCTGATAGATTGGTTTGTGGCGCTGATTCTGCCACAGGTGCTGCAGCTGTCAAGCTAGACAGATCAAACTCAGTCGCTGGCACCGCAGTTTTTTCAGCTGCTGGTACAGGTGTGTCAAGTGAGAATGAAAAATCTAGAGGCTTGATTTCCTCAGTCACAGTTGGTGCTGTTTCTACTGGAGCAGATTGTTCCAAATCCAGTTTAAAGTCTAAGACAGGTGCCGTTTCTGTTACTGCTGTAGTTTGAATATCTGTAGATGTACTCTGAAATTCAAAATTTACAGAAGGAGCAGCAGGTATAGGAGCCTCTTCAGCTTTTGGTGTTTCTACTGGGGTAGTCTTTGGTTCAAAATTAAATTCAAGTGGTTGAATATCTGCTACAGGTTCTGCAATAGGGGCCGGCTTGCTTGATTGAAAGTCCTGCTGCAATTGTTCAAATGCTAGTTCATTTGAAGGGACCGGTGCAACCAGATCGGCAAAAGCATCTGAAGTTGAAGTAGCTTCCTGCGCAGAAGAAGTTTTAGGCTGGGCACTTGGGAAATCAATGGTATCTTGTACAGCAGATGAAGATTGTTCGAATTCACGCTGTTTTGCTTCAGCTTGCACCAGAATCTCATCTAAATGCAAAGAACGGATATGGTTGAGCAGCTGTGAAATTGCAAACTCATCTTTTTGTAAGATATGAATATCCAATAACAATAGATAGAGTTCATGCTGGGAATTATCCCGATTCAGTGCCTGGTTAATCTGTGCTTCGGCCGCAAAAAAATTACGTTCTTGAATCAGGCCTTCAATTTTCTTGCGTGTTTCTGCTGATAATGGCGTTGCTGATTTTTTTGTGACCCCGACTGGCTCCACCACCTTGGTTCTTTGTGGGGCAGCTTTTGACGCAGAACCAGGTTTTTTTGCTTTTACCGTTTTAGTTTTTGCTTTATCTGATTCTTGAGCATCTTGTCGTTTTTTAAAGACAATTAATACGATGATCAATATCACTAATGGAATCACATAAATCAGCATGTTTTACCCCTTGGGGATAGAGTAGTTTAAGTTCGCCTATCCCAATAAATCGTCATGTGTAACTTTTTAATTAATTGGCTTCTTATCTGCTTGTTGGGCTTTGAGCTGTTGTTGTAGCTGGGCCAGACGCGCATTTAATAACTGAATTCTGTGATCCTTCTGATTGAGTGCCAATTCTAATTCAGTTACGTTTCTCTGTAATTTAACGGTTTTTTCTCGGGCTGTCATAACTTTTAATGACAATTCCTTTGATGTTTGATTGCGTTCTGTGTTCTGGTTTGCAGAAACTTGCCCGGAATCGCGCTGGTTCTCAGCCACTAGGCTCATTTCTGCCTGATTCAGGCGGTATTTAGTCTTGCCAGTAGGCTTAGACGGTAGCTCGGTTTGCTTTGCCGCAGTGACTTTAATAGGCGCAGGTGTAGGATGAGTCGTATTTAAGTTCAATGCAGCACCCTTGCGTAGACGATCGGCATTTCCTCCGATAAAGGCATGCTCATTGTCTTTTTTGATTTGCTGCATGACTTCGTTGACCGGGCGCTGCTGCTGTTCGGCAATTCGTGAAGCAATCCCCCACAGTGACTCATTGGATTGAACGACATAAGTAGGTGAAGTTTGATTTGAAGCTACTTTGACTGGTTGAGCTTTTGCAGTCACTGGAGCCGGAGTTTTCACCGGATTGGCTGATCCAGTTGATTTTCTGGCTTGCTCCTCAGCAAACTTTTTCACCAATGGATCACTAGAGGCAGTTTGATGATCAGAATGGGACTCTACAGCTTTCTGCACATCTGCTTTATTTGATGCTGATGCGCTTTGATTTGCTGGCATCGTACTAGCTGGTTTGTTTGTAGTCGAAGCTGCTGCAGGAGCAGGCGATGCAAGAGTTGCTTGTGAGGTCTTTACTGAATCTGAAAGCGCCGCTGCAGTTTTATCTGGGGCTTGAGTATCGGGTGCAGTTACAGCCTCGCTTTTCAGTATAGGCGCAATCGCTTGAGCCTGAATCGCTGGACTTGATGTCATTACAGCTGGCACAAATGCAGTTTTAGGAATAGAAGTGTTCGATAATACAGGTGGTGCTGTGCGTTGCAATGCCAATGGCTTTTCTAAAACCGGTGGCTTATTTGAGGCAGCGGAAGCTGCTGTACTGTAATGGCTACTTACGGGTAAGTTGAGTGCAATATCTTTTTCACTGACGACGACAACTGGTGCAAGCGGACGTTCATTCTGTTTGAGACTAGCTTT from Acinetobacter lwoffii encodes the following:
- the infA gene encoding translation initiation factor IF-1, whose protein sequence is MANKEELIEFEGVVTETLPNTMFRVRLENGHEVIAHISGKMRKHYIRILTGDSVKVEMTPYDLTKGRITYRAR
- a CDS encoding AraC family transcriptional regulator; the protein is MSQLTDASVVLRLGYQAIRRAGLPTEELLTKAGVALNQVEANDRTPLSAQYAFWVAAEEVSKDPDIGLHLGEHLPLYRGQVIEHLFVSSENFGEGLKRALAYQRLISDAFAAKLVIEDDRCYLTNGEQPFAESLVNRHFTECAMSGVLRFFKFITEGRFEPIYIDFNFSKGALDDEYFRVYECPVSLGQKETRLYFDPTILEYPLWQAEPELLQLHEQLAIEKLQELARYDLVGEVRRAIGSTLESGETTLETVAAQLNITPRRLRTQLSEAHTSFQQILSDYRCRLAKRLLASTNESVERIVYLTGFSEPSTFYRAFKRWANETPVEYRKRKQR
- the truA gene encoding tRNA pseudouridine(38-40) synthase TruA, translating into MQRFAVGIEFCGMHYRGWQTQQPGVASVQETIEKVLSKVADQPILLHGAGRTDAGVHATNMVAHFDTDALRSERGWLMGCNSQLPKDISIQWIKEMDHSFHARFKAQARRYRYVVYNHPVRPALLHKQVTHVYAPLDVEQMIYAAKKFEGTHNFESFRAAACQSNQPVRHVSHCRLIQHGQYLVLDIQADGFLHHMVRNIMGCLLEIGQGMYAADHIDNIFAAEDRKAAGVTAPADGLYFIHADYPAQFELPELPLGPHWLNMPE
- a CDS encoding asparaginase domain-containing protein, translating into MIKNIALIYMGGTFGCVGDPLAPMPADLFIPKLEQILAEQYFVECHHAPAIKDSSACTATDWLQLVQFIQQLQSRQIQHFVIIHGTDTLSYASAVLAHFIGNSAHVVLTGSQYPLLNAQGNEQREFSDALDNLKFALDSVSECSAGVYLAFHHQLLHAQTALKQHTTELNAFSGLEANIAIQTSQACYQIKAEDITKATEFNCMSIMMQPVDLTQQLNNLNNLLARPPHFLFLQGFGTGNLAVNDAMIALIDQFYEQGCISVLTTQVPFGATDQRYAIAEWVNHCKILLNESYGHADLYAKALKMYLQYDTVEQWHRHWYDQ
- a CDS encoding fimbrial protein FimV, which produces MLIYVIPLVILIIVLIVFKKRQDAQESDKAKTKTVKAKKPGSASKAAPQRTKVVEPVGVTKKSATPLSAETRKKIEGLIQERNFFAAEAQINQALNRDNSQHELYLLLLDIHILQKDEFAISQLLNHIRSLHLDEILVQAEAKQREFEQSSSAVQDTIDFPSAQPKTSSAQEATSTSDAFADLVAPVPSNELAFEQLQQDFQSSKPAPIAEPVADIQPLEFNFEPKTTPVETPKAEEAPIPAAPSVNFEFQSTSTDIQTTAVTETAPVLDFKLDLEQSAPVETAPTVTEEIKPLDFSFSLDTPVPAAEKTAVPATEFDLSSLTAAAPVAESAPQTNLSGMDFKLDHLETTPEAPAATVMSFDLPATPAQAAVDQHDPLVQSFPELLDVNEASLNLDLAQQYIQLGAYAAAREIIAEREAEYTPEQQQRAEQLLNQIAS
- a CDS encoding FimV/HubP-related protein, with the protein product MTELTIKMTVYNKLKLAILAIVASQNIYAINVDPVQIQSAPGELLYAEMTFRQSDINLPIEVSLASPEDLMSIGASHQPPGHLNFFTRRSNNGTGVITITSSRPMTERELNIIVKIKEGNAARLQHIRTPLQAKTDLLKASLKQNERPLAPVVVVSEKDIALNLPVSSHYSTAASAASNKPPVLEKPLALQRTAPPVLSNTSIPKTAFVPAVMTSSPAIQAQAIAPILKSEAVTAPDTQAPDKTAAALSDSVKTSQATLASPAPAAASTTNKPASTMPANQSASASNKADVQKAVESHSDHQTASSDPLVKKFAEEQARKSTGSANPVKTPAPVTAKAQPVKVASNQTSPTYVVQSNESLWGIASRIAEQQQRPVNEVMQQIKKDNEHAFIGGNADRLRKGAALNLNTTHPTPAPIKVTAAKQTELPSKPTGKTKYRLNQAEMSLVAENQRDSGQVSANQNTERNQTSKELSLKVMTAREKTVKLQRNVTELELALNQKDHRIQLLNARLAQLQQQLKAQQADKKPIN